A single genomic interval of Lathyrus oleraceus cultivar Zhongwan6 chromosome 7, CAAS_Psat_ZW6_1.0, whole genome shotgun sequence harbors:
- the LOC127103055 gene encoding uncharacterized protein LOC127103055, protein MANGGFPFQMPMLTKNNYDNWSIKMKALLGAQDVWDIVEKGFNEQDEASLSQGVKETLRESRKRDKKALFLIYQSVDEDTFEKISNATTAKEAWDKLQTCNKGVEQVKKIRLQTLRGDFERLFMEESESISDYFSRVLAVVNQLKRNGEDVDEVKVMEKILRTLNPSFDFIVTNIEENKDLKTMTIEQLMGSLQAYEEKQKRKIKQKEAMEKLLQLNIKEANYANYKSQRGRGRVQDRGRGRGHGGEGRGSYNNYSNNGERNSRRKLWRKLTL, encoded by the coding sequence ATGGCGAATGGAGGTTTCCCTTTTCAAATGCCGATGCTCACAAAGAACAACTATGACAATTGGAGTATCAAGATGAAGGCGCTACTAGGAGCTCAAGATGTGTGGGATATCGTTGAGAAAGGCTTCAATGAGCAAGATGAAGCCTCGCTAAGCCAAGGTGTAAAGGAGACATTGAGGGAGTCAAGAAAGAGAGACAAGAAAGCTCTCTTCCTCATTTATCAATCGGTGGATGAAGATACATTTGAGAAGATCTCCAACGCAACGACGGCCAAAGAAGCATGGGACAAACTTCAAACTTGCAACAAAGGAGTGGAACAGGTGAAAAAGATTCGTCTTCAAACTCTTAGAGGAGATTTTGAACGTTTATTTATGGAAGAGTCCGAGTCAATTTCTGATTATTTTTCTCGAGTATTGGCCGTAGTCAATCAACTTAAAAGAAATGGTGAAGATGTTGATGAGGTAAAAGTCATGGAGAAAATACTTCGCACTTTAAATCCAAGTTTTGACTTCATTGTTACCAACATTGAAGAAAACAAGGATTTAAAGACCATGACTATTGAGCAACTCATGGGTTCCTTACAAGCATAcgaagaaaaacaaaagagaaaaattaaaCAAAAGGAGGCTATGGAGAAACTACTACAACTCAACATAAAGGAAGCAAATTATGCGAATTACAAGAGTCAAAGAGGACGAGGTCGTGTCCAAGATCGTGGGCGTGGACGAGGACATGGAGGAGAAGGAAGAGGTAGTTACAATAACTACTCTAATAATGGAGAAAGAA